A part of Phoenix dactylifera cultivar Barhee BC4 chromosome 2, palm_55x_up_171113_PBpolish2nd_filt_p, whole genome shotgun sequence genomic DNA contains:
- the LOC103711808 gene encoding protein HAIKU1-like, with amino-acid sequence MDHSKNHNQHLGVNKLGKNIRKSPLHQPTLAANAKPPQHHQQQQPPPPPQPQVYNISKNDFRSIVQQLTGTPSRDPPAGNNPPPSSSSSSSSSNPPPPPRPPHPKPPSMRLQKIRPPPLTPIARPPPPPLAPPIPYQNPRPTPVPNPNNNPAFVPRPLPSPTGAGPAWVESPVTAYMRYLESSFLSSDTSRQLQPQPPPFPSPGLLPSPPLPVFPSPRANAALPPFPPPALLPSPGSQFLVPSPSAFLNVLSPKSPYPLLSPGFQYPPPLTPNFAFSPGPGPGPGTGTQPPSSPGLFFPQSPSGFFSMLSPRWRNI; translated from the coding sequence ATGGATCACTCGAAGAATCACAATCAACATCTGGGCGTCAACAAGCTGGGCAAGAACATCCGCAAGAGCCCCCTCCACCAGCCCACCTTAGCCGCGAACGCGAAGCCGCCGCAACaccaccagcagcagcagccgCCGCCCCCGCCGCAACCGCAGGTGTACAACATCAGCAAAAACGACTTCCGTAGCATCGTACAGCAGCTCACCGGCACCCCCTCCCGCGATCCCCCCGCCGGCAACAACCCcccgccctcctcctcctcctcctcctcctcctccaaccctcctcctcccccccgcCCTCCCCACCCCAAGCCCCCCAGCATGCGTCTCCAGAAGATCCGCCCCCCTCCCCTCACCCCCATcgctcgtcctcctcctccccctctcgcCCCCCCAATTCCCTACCAAAATCCCCGCCCCACCCCCGTCCCCAATCCCAATAACAATCCCGCCTTTGTCCCccgccccctcccctccccgaCCGGCGCCGGCCCGGCCTGGGTCGAGTCCCCGGTCACCGCCTACATGCGCTACCTCGAGAGCTCCTTCCTCAGCTCCGACACCTCCCGGCAGCTCCAGCCCCAACCTCCCCCCTTCCCGTCCcccggcctcctcccctctccGCCCTTGCCCGTCTTCCCCTCCCCCCGAGCCAACGCCGCCCTACCCCCTTTTCCCCCGCCGGCCTTGCTGCCGTCGCCGGGCTCGCAGTTCCTCGTGCCGTCGCCCAGCGCCTTCTTGAACGTGCTGTCCCCCAAGTCGCCCTATCCGCTTCTGTCCCCCGGCTTCCAGTACCCTCCGCCGCTGACCCCCAACTTCGCCTTCTCGCCGGGGCCGGGGCCGGGGCCGGGGACGGGGACGCAGCCACCATCATCGCCGGGGCTCTTCTTCCCGCAGTCACCCTCGGGGTTCTTCTCCATGCTGAGCCCGAGATGGAGGAACATTTAG
- the LOC103711767 gene encoding transcription factor MYC2 has protein sequence MNRWTDDNASMMEAFIATTTTDLQGFPWAAPPAASAAGGGHVLSSQSAVTSVAPPPPYFNQETLQHRLLTLIEGARESWTYAIFWQSSVDMASGVSLLGWGDGYYKGCEEDKRKQRVTNPASAEEQEHRKRVLRELNSLISGGAGVSSPDETVEEEVTDTEWFFLVSMMQSFENGSGLPGQALFADAPTWIPGADRLALAPCERARQAQALGLQTMACVPVGSGVLELGSTDVIYQSSELMNTIRVLFNFTSLEIPSGCWLPTAAATPAVADHGETDPSVLWLADPTMVEIKDSISPASATADISVTKPPIQFDNPSSSTVTENPSSIQMQRHHNQHQQQRQQHENQNSNSNSNLQTQSLFAAREFNFSEVVLNGPAPPQSFKPESGEILTFGDSKRNSSPAPGSSLFSHHQIATVPAADDKKNKRSTGATSRGSNDEGMLSFSSAAARPSSAGQAKSGGGILGGADSDHSDLEASVREVESSPVVEPEKRPRKRGRKPANGREEPLNHVEAERQRREKLNQRFYALRAVVPNVSKMDKASLLGDAISYINELRSKLQSLESDKEGLQAQIDSLKRDRDSSPARPLQLPDQDAKMMNGGRCHGVEIEVKILGLEAMIRVQCHKKNHPAARLMAALKDLDLDVYYASVSVVKDLMIQQTTVKMPSRVYSQEQLSAALFSRVGEPPSTR, from the coding sequence ATGAACCGGTGGACTGACGACAACGCCTCCATGATGGAGGCCTTCAttgccaccaccaccaccgacCTCCAGGGCTTCCCCTGGGCGGCGCCGCCCGCCGCGTCGGCGGCTGGAGGGGGCCACGTGCTCTCCTCCCAGTCAGCCGTCACGTCTgtggcgccgccgccgccgtatTTTAACCAGGAGACACTCCAACATCGGCTCCTGACACTGATCGAGGGGGCGAGGGAGAGCTGGACCTACGCTATCTTCTGGCAATCGTCCGTTGACATGGCCTCCGGCGTGTCGCTGCTCGGCTGGGGCGACGGCTACTACAAGGGATGCGAAGAGGACAAGCGGAAGCAGAGGGTCACCAACCCCGCCTCCGCTGAGGAACAGGAGCACCGGAAGCGGGTTCTCCGGGAGCTTAACTCCCTCATCTCCGGTGGCGCCGGCGTGTCCTCGCCCGACGAGACCGTGGAGGAGGAGGTCACCGACACGGAGTGGTTTTTTCTCGTGTCCATGATGCAGTCGTTTGAAAACGGCTCTGGACTCCCTGGCCAGGCCCTCTTCGCCGATGCTCCGACCTGGATCCCCGGTGCGGACCGGCTGGCGTTGGCACCCTGCGAGCGAGCGCGGCAGGCGCAGGCGCTCGGTCTCCAGACCATGGCCTGCGTCCCGGTGGGGAGCGGCGTGCTGGAGCTCGGATCCACGGATGTCATCTATCAGAGCTCGGAGCTCATGAACACGATCAGAGTCCTCTTCAACTTCACCAGCCTCGAGATCCCTTCCGGATGCTGGCTCCCTACGGCGGCGGCGACGCCAGCTGTGGCCGACCACGGCGAGACCGATCCCTCGGTGCTCTGGCTTGCAGATCCAACCATGGTCGAGATCAAGGACTCTATCTCCCCTGCGTCTGCCACGGCCGATATCTCCGTCACCAAACCCCCAATCCAATTCGACAACCCTAGCTCCAGTACTGTCACCGAAAACCCTAGCTCCATTCAGATGCAGCGACACCACAACCAGCACCAGCAACAGCGGCAGCAGCACGAAAATCAGAACAGCAACAGCAATAGCAATTTACAGACCCAATCATTATTCGCCGCCAGAGAGTTTAATTTCTCCGAGGTTGTGTTGAACGGCCCTGCGCCACCACAGTCCTTCAAACCGGAGTCCGGCGAGATCCTAACTTTCGGCGATAGCAAGAGAAATTCCTCCCCAGCCCCTGGTAGCAGCCTATTCTCGCATCACCAGATTGCAACCGTCCCCGCCGCCGATGACAAGAAGAACAAGCGATCGACGGGGGCCACATCGAGGGGGAGCAACGACGAGGGGatgctctccttctcctctgccGCCGCCCGGCCCTCCTCTGCAGGTCAGGCGAAGTCCGGTGGCGGGATCCTTGGCGGGGCCGACTCGGACCACTCGGACCTCGAGGCCTCGGTGCGGGAGGTGGAGAGCAGCCCGGTGGTCGAGCCCGAGAAGCGGCCCAGGAAGCGGGGCCGGAAGCCGGCCAACGGCCGGGAGGAGCCACTCAATCACGTGGAGGCCGAGCGGCAGCGGCGGGAGAAGCTGAACCAGAGGTTCTATGCCCTCCGTGCGGTGGTCCCGAACGTGTCCAAGATGGACAAGGCCTCGCTTCTTGGGGACGCCATTTCCTACATCAACGAGCTGAGATCCAAGCTGCAATCTTTGGAGTCAGATAAGGAGGGGCTTCAAGCCCAGATCGATTCCCTCAAGAGAGACCGAGACTCCTCCCCTGCACGGCCATTGCAGCTGCCCGATCAAGATGCGAAAATGATGAACGGCGGACGGTGCCATGGAGTGGAGATCGAGGTGAAGATCCTGGGGCTGGAGGCGATGATCCGGGTGCAGTGCCACAAGAAGAATCACCCGGCGGCGAGGCTGATGGCGGCATTGAAAGACCTCGATCTTGATGTCTATTATGCAAGCGTGTCCGTCGTCAAGGACCTCATGATCCAACAGACAACGGTGAAGATGCCAAGTAGGGTTTACAGTCAGGAGCAGCTCAGCGCTGCCCTCTTCTCCCGAGTGGGGGAGCCCCCGAGCACTAGATAA
- the LOC103711765 gene encoding uncharacterized protein LOC103711765 has protein sequence MIAGDGESEPGDSQLEMVQPSLVVTDDIMTRRLKNRERQRRYRARKRLEADMKKSCLHALLPSETQSNGIFINVNPYQFVLPLEAHSNGDTFTYEARVYSGRKWKQDARRAHLLQELMDPSNVPSVPPPHLIKPPLEAGSNLECHTNPTGKRDWKADARNKVDVDVRTPQ, from the exons ATGATTGCAGGGGATGGAGAAAGTGAGCCTGGTGATAGTCAACTAGAG ATGGTCCAGCCATCACTGGTTGTCACTGATGACATAATGACCCGGCGCCTGAAGAACAGGGAGCGGCAGCGAAGGTACAGAGCAAGGAAGCGCCTCGAAGCAGATATGAAGAAATCATGTTTGCATGCATTGCTGCCGAGTGAAACACAATCAAATGGAATTTTTATTAATGTTAATCCCTACCAATTTGTATTGCCCCTTGAGGCACACTCAAATGGAGACACTTTCACATATGAAGCCCGTGTATACTCTGGTAGAAAATGGAAACAGGATGCAAGGAGAGCACATTTACTCCAAGAGCTAATGGACCCATCAAATGTGCCTAGCGTGCCTCCTCCTCACTTGATAAAGCCACCATTAGAAGCTGGATCCAATCTTGAATGTCATACAAACCCAACTGGTAAAAGAGACTGGAAAGCAGATGCAAGAAACAAGGTCGATGTGGATGTGAGAACTCCTCAGTAA